The proteins below come from a single Terriglobales bacterium genomic window:
- a CDS encoding response regulator, with protein MATKIALIDFDEELLESSRAELERRGYKVRTATDGVTGLQLIEQMQPEIVVLELVLPKLHGLQLCARLRKHPELQAKVIVAASPTFAIDIRKAREMGAASFLNKPYTTEDLARAVKSVESVPIPHNEVQRVAALKSYDILDSLPEKSFDDLAQLAAIICETPGAMITFVDSDRLWFKSMVGFVANEVPRELSFCAHAIMDHEVMVVEDATKDERFAGNPLVSAGPRVRFYAGSPLNTPDGEALGSVCVIAQEPRSITPQQKQALRLLANQVQLLLEWRRSANKRVSTTTAATA; from the coding sequence ATGGCCACAAAAATTGCGCTGATCGACTTCGATGAAGAGCTGCTGGAATCCAGCCGGGCTGAATTGGAGCGCAGGGGCTACAAAGTCCGGACGGCGACAGACGGTGTGACGGGACTGCAACTGATTGAGCAGATGCAGCCTGAGATCGTGGTCCTCGAGCTGGTTCTGCCTAAACTGCACGGCTTGCAGCTCTGCGCTCGTCTGCGGAAGCATCCCGAATTGCAAGCCAAAGTGATTGTGGCGGCTTCACCGACGTTTGCCATCGACATCCGTAAGGCCAGAGAGATGGGTGCCGCATCGTTCCTCAATAAGCCTTACACCACCGAGGATCTGGCACGCGCAGTGAAATCAGTGGAGTCGGTTCCAATTCCTCACAACGAAGTTCAGCGAGTCGCGGCACTCAAGTCTTACGACATCCTCGACAGTCTCCCGGAAAAGTCGTTCGACGATCTGGCGCAGCTTGCGGCGATCATCTGCGAAACGCCCGGCGCAATGATTACGTTTGTCGATTCTGACCGGCTCTGGTTCAAGTCGATGGTTGGATTCGTCGCCAATGAGGTACCGCGCGAACTCTCGTTCTGCGCGCACGCCATCATGGATCACGAGGTAATGGTGGTGGAAGATGCGACTAAGGATGAACGCTTCGCCGGGAATCCGCTCGTCTCGGCTGGTCCCCGTGTCCGCTTTTACGCGGGTTCGCCGCTAAACACACCTGATGGAGAAGCGTTAGGAAGCGTCTGCGTGATTGCGCAGGAACCGCGCTCGATTACCCCGCAGCAAAAACAGGCGCTGCGACTACTCGCAAACCAAGTCCAGCTTTTGCTCGAATGGCGACGCTCAGCGAACAAGCGTGTATCGACAACTACTGCTGCCACTGCGTAG